In the Loxodonta africana isolate mLoxAfr1 chromosome 1, mLoxAfr1.hap2, whole genome shotgun sequence genome, one interval contains:
- the ROPN1 gene encoding ropporin-1A encodes MPQTDKQICIPPELPELLKQFTKAAIRTQPQDLIQWAADYFGAMSRGENPPVRERSERVALSNWAELTPELLKILHSRVAGRLIIHADELAQMWKVLSLPTDLFNSVMNVGRFTEEIEWLKFLALACSSLGVTIAKTLKIVCEVLSSDHDSGPPRIPFSTFQFLYTYIAEVDGEISASHVSRMLNYIEQEVIGPDGLIKVNDFTQNPRVRLE; translated from the exons ATGCCTCAGACCGATAAGCAAATATGCATCCCGCCGGAGCTGCCGGAATTGCTGAAGCAGTTCACCAAAGCTGCCATCCGGACCCAGCCGCAGGATCTCATCCAATGGGCTGCCGA TTATTTTGGAGCCATGTCCCGTGGAGAGAATCCCCCTGTGAGAGAGCGATCTGAGCGAGTGGCTCTGTCTAACTGGGCAGAGCTAACACCTGAGCTGTTAAAGATCCTGCATTCTCGG GTTGCCGGTAGGCTGATCATCCATGCAGATGAGCTGGCCCAGATGTGGAAGGTGCTCAGCCTCCCAACAGATCTGTTTAATAGTGTGATGAACGTGGGTCGCTTCACGGAGGAGATCGAGTGGCTAAAGTTCTTAGCCCTTGCTTGCAGTTCTCTTGGAGTT ACCATTGCCAAAACTCTCAAGATCGTGTGTGAAGTTTTATCATCTGACCATGATAGCGGACCTCCCAGAATCCCCTTTAGCACCTTCCAGTTTCTCTACACGTATATTGCTGAAGTGGACGGGGAGATCTCGGCATCGCATGTCAGCCGAATGCTAAACTACATTGAACAGGAAGT AATTGGTCCTGATGGTTTAATCAAGGTGAATGACTTTACCCAAAACCCCAGAGTTCGGCTGGAGTAA